One Brassica napus cultivar Da-Ae chromosome A5, Da-Ae, whole genome shotgun sequence DNA window includes the following coding sequences:
- the LOC125608901 gene encoding probable calcium-binding protein CML17, with the protein MSHKVSKKLDEEQINELREIFRSFDRNKDGSLTQLELGSLLRALGLKPSPDQFETLIDKADTKSNGLVEFPEFVSLVSPELLTEEKTRTPYTEEQLLRLFRIFDTDGNGFITAKELAHSMARLGHALTVAELTGMIKEADSDGDGRINFQEFSKAINSAAFDDLWG; encoded by the coding sequence ATGAGTCACAAAGTCTCCAAGAAGTTAGACGAAGAGCAAATCAATGAGCTCCGGGAGATTTTCCGTTCATTCGACCGGAACAAAGACGGAAGCTTAACACAGCTCGAGCTCGGATCACTTCTCCGAGCACTCGGGCTTAAACCGAGTCCAGACCAATTTGAGACACTGATCGACAAAGCTGACACTAAAAGTAACGGACTCGTGGAGTTCCCAGAGTTCGTGTCTTTGGTCTCGCCGGAGCTTCTTACAGAAGAGAAAACGAGGACTCCTTACACGGAGGAGCAGCTTCTCCGGTTGTTCAGGATATTCGATACTGATGGTAATGGGTTTATCACTGCGAAGGAGTTGGCTCATTCCATGGCTAGGCTTGGCCATGCCTTGACGGTGGCGGAATTAACAGGGATGATTAAGGAGGCTGATAGCGACGGAGACGGCCGGATTAATTTTCAGGAGTTCTCTAAGGCCATTAATTCTGCCGCATTTGATGATTTGTGGGGTTGA
- the LOC111216017 gene encoding protein SAMBA-like has product MNGASPAHSSVSTTAVAGGGGSSGAAAGLDDFPFPPDIPSMQDRKDEALRVLKTDLMGELEKEVKSLEEDSWMFQGPRSRIHLISRRGNFLKRDGEAVVKSSIVQLPR; this is encoded by the exons ATGAACGGCGCATCTCCAGCTCATTCATCGGTATCGACAACAGCCGTAGCAGGAGGCGGTGGAAGCAGCGGAGCCGCAGCTGGACTAGACGATTTCCCATTTCCACCGGATATTCCTTCTATGCAGGACCGAAAGGACGAAGCCCTGcgag TTttgaaaactgatttgatgggaGAGCTAGAGAAAGAGGTTAAATCATTGGAAGAAGACAGTTGGATGTTCCAAGGTCCTCGTTCTCGTATCCATCTTATCTCCAGAAGAG GTAACTTTCTCAAGAGAGACGGTGAAGCTGTGGTTAAATCAAGCATTGTTCAGCTGCCCAGATGA